The following are encoded in a window of Carya illinoinensis cultivar Pawnee chromosome 15, C.illinoinensisPawnee_v1, whole genome shotgun sequence genomic DNA:
- the LOC122295457 gene encoding formin-like protein 6, translated as MGFLRSLSESTIDHRRAYNCEIMLSKVKVSLHDLVDEIDILWNAKDQFPKDFRAEMDAAASTVAGDISSFEEEGLPVEAFAKVQEFFS; from the exons ATGGGCTTCTTGAGATCTCTGAGCGAGTCTACG ATTGACCACCGGCGGGCATATAACTGTGAAATCATGCTTTCAAAGGTGAAAGTATCATTGCATGACTTAGTG GATGAAATTGACATATTGTGGAATGCTAAGGATCAATTTCCGAAGGACTTCAGAGCAGAG ATGGATGCCGCTGCTTCTACAGTAGCGGGTGATATCTCAAGCTTTGAGGAGGAGGGCCTTCCAGTGGAAGCATTTGCAAAAGTTCAAGAGTTCTTCAGTTGA